A stretch of DNA from Maridesulfovibrio sp.:
TCAACCATGTCCACACGACCGATACCGTGCTTGCCGCCTACTTCATTCAGCTTTTCCACAAGAGCAGCCGGAGAATACTTGATTCCGTTGATGGCAACGGGATCACCCTTTTCAAAATCAATGGTGATTATTTCAGGCTCATCCGGTGCTTTTTCAATGGGGGTGCAATAACGGTAGGATTCCGGGGACGGAGCGTTCCAGGGATCTTCCAGTTCAGCACCTTCAAAGCTCACGTGAAGCAGGTTGGCATCCATGGACCAGGGTTTCTTGCGGTTTACCGGGATGGGAATACCGTTCTCCTCTGCAAAGGCCATGAGATCGGTACGGGACTTGAGGTCCCATTCACGCCAGGGAGCAATTGTCTTGAGTTTGGGGTCCATGCCCATGGCTCCCAGTTCAAACCGGACCTGGTCATTGCCCTTTCCGGTTGCACCGTGGGCAACGGCCTGTGCTCCTTCGCTTTCCGCAATCTCAACCAGTCTCTTGGCGATCAGCGGACGAGCGATGGAAGTTCCAAGCAGGTAACGGCCTTCATAAATAGCCCCGGCGCGAAACGCGGGAAAAATAAAATCGCGGGCGAACTCTTCCCTGAGGTCTTCAACATAGGCCTTGGTGGCACCGGTATTGAGGGCTTTTTCCTCAATGCCGTCCAGTTCTTCGCCCTGACCGAGGTCTGCGGTGAGAGTGATTACTTCGCAGTTATATTCCTTCTTGATCCATTTCAGGATGATGGAGGTATCAAGACCGCCGGAATAAGCCAATACTACTTTTTCGATTTTGCTCATTTTAACAATCCTCTTGATTACAAATATCTCCGACCGGATCTCCGGGACTCAATTTCAGGTCAGCCCTGCCTACAAGCGAAATATCCGCATTCTGCGGCAGCGCCTGAAACAAACCGAAGCCGTCATTAATTACATCTATTATTCAACAGTATGCATATGGGGAACGGCCTGTACCGGGCCAAGAACCCTGGATACGGCTTCCAGAT
This window harbors:
- a CDS encoding argininosuccinate synthase, coding for MSKIEKVVLAYSGGLDTSIILKWIKKEYNCEVITLTADLGQGEELDGIEEKALNTGATKAYVEDLREEFARDFIFPAFRAGAIYEGRYLLGTSIARPLIAKRLVEIAESEGAQAVAHGATGKGNDQVRFELGAMGMDPKLKTIAPWREWDLKSRTDLMAFAEENGIPIPVNRKKPWSMDANLLHVSFEGAELEDPWNAPSPESYRYCTPIEKAPDEPEIITIDFEKGDPVAINGIKYSPAALVEKLNEVGGKHGIGRVDMVENRFVGMKSRGVYETPGGTIIHAAHRDLEGLCMDREVMHLRDSLIPRYAEMLYNGFWYAPERIALQAMIDETQKTITGTVRVKLYKGNVIPEGRKSPYSLYREDLATFEEDEVYNQKDAEGFIKLVGLRLKGKTSSGSNWIKESDVED